Proteins encoded within one genomic window of Mya arenaria isolate MELC-2E11 chromosome 13, ASM2691426v1:
- the LOC128214538 gene encoding uncharacterized protein LOC128214538 yields MDEIGVKSGAPTFIEEILEESMNTDLEGHSVCVIGRLSDHDVDSCSARVTDPLSKQDLVVDTSLIEPFGARYGSLFQFIGELGTGEQDGSSGVTLNGGSSVVLKARVVRCVDGIDMTMYRKAIMLQRDFLNRKT; encoded by the coding sequence ATGGATGAAATAGGAGTGAAAAGTGGTGCTCCAACATTTATAGAAGAGATTCTGGAAGAGTCTATGAACACTGACCTAGAGGGTCACTCTGTGTGTGTTATAGGCCGTCTGTCGGACCATGACGTAGATTCTTGCTCTGCAAGAGTAACGGACCCTCTTTCAAAACAAGATCTTGTGGTTGATACATCCCTCATTGAACCATTCGGGGCCAGGTATGGTTCCCTATTCCAGTTTATTGGAGAGCTTGGTACTGGGGAACAGGATGGCAGCTCTGGTGTAACATTAAATGGAGGTAGCTCTGTAGTGCTGAAGGCAAGAGTTGTTCGCTGTGTCGATGGTATAGATATGACCATGTATAGGAAAGCTATCATGCTTCAGAGGGACTTTCTTAACAGGAAGACTTGA
- the LOC128215426 gene encoding proteasome assembly chaperone 3-like: protein MAAPMSNGNQHIVSSPDSFPVRTKQCAVEINNHKTELLCSQFGDRTFLVVTQYNKVGTLVSVTNARVTDATGATASMPNIDVLMGNDQPMTHVVARNLITQIPLSKPILLSIALKDNSPKTVKAIAKILPTLM from the exons ATGGCGGCGCCCATGAGTAACGGAAATCAACACATAGTTTCTTCGCCAGATTCATTTCCCGTGCGGACCAAACAG tgtGCTGTAGagataaacaatcataaaacaGAGCTGCTGTGTTCACAGTTTGGGGACAGGACTTTCCTTGTAGTCACACAGTACAACAAAGTTGGAACACTT GTATCGGTCACTAATGCCCGAGTGACAGATGCCACTGGTGCTACAGCGTCCATGCCTAACATTGATGTTCTCATGGGAAATGACCAG ccaatgacacatgttgttGCCAGGAATCTAATTACCCAGATACCGCTGTCCAAGCCCATACTGTTGTCTATCGCTCTGAAGGATAACAGCCCTAAAACAGTGAAGGCTATTGCCAAGATCCTTCCAACATTGATGTAG